A single window of Coffea eugenioides isolate CCC68of chromosome 7, Ceug_1.0, whole genome shotgun sequence DNA harbors:
- the LOC113777864 gene encoding strigolactone esterase D14-like: MVTPKSMFTAMNARLIGSGKETIILAHGYGGDHSVWDKVVPSLAQLHQVLVFDWSFSGAVKDLNLFDAVKYSSYDAFADDIIALVEEMNLKSSVFVGHSMSGMIGCIASVKRPDLFSRLVLVASSPRFINSEDYEGGFEISHVEQIFASIESNYDQWATRFASIVVDNNDPPSVEKIAGTLKRMGYKTALPLAKTVFLSDHRAILEKVTAPCTIIHTARDLVVPDSVPIFMQNKIKGTSTIEIIATTDGHFPQLTAHKLFLDVLDKVLIGH, encoded by the exons ATGGTCACGCCAAAATCTATGTTCACAGCCATGAACGCAAGACTAATTGGTTCTGGAAAAGAAACCATAATTCTTGCGCATGGCTACGGGGGAGACCATTCGGTCTGGGACAAAGTGGTGCCCTCGCTGGCTCAGTTACACCAAGTTTTGGTTTTTGACTGGAGTTTCTCAGGTGCCGTCAAAGATCTAAACCTCTTTGACGCAGTTAAGTATTCTTCATATGATGCTTTTGCCGATGATATAATAGCTCTCGTGGAAGAAATGAACTTAAAATCTTCAGTCTTTGTTGGACACTCCATGTCTGGGATGATTGGATGCATTGCTTCAGTCAAGAGGCCCGACTTATTCAGCAGGCTGGTACTTGTTGCATCTTCTCCAAG GTTCATAAACTCAGAAGACTACGAAGGAGGATTCGAGATCTCCCACGTTGAACAGATCTTTGCTAGCATCGAGTCCAACTACGACCAGTGGGCAACCAGGTTCGCATCAATTGTGGTAGACAACAACGATCCTCCCTCGGTCGAAAAAATTGCAGGAACCTTGAAACGAATGGGATATAAAACCGCACTTCCcttggccaaaactgttttcCTCAGTGACCACAGGGCCATTCTTGAAAAGGTTACGGCGCCATGTACCATTATTCACACGGCAAGGGATCTCGTCGTCCCAGATTCTGTCCCAATCTTCATGCAGAACAAAATCAAAGGAACATCAACCATCGAGATTATCGCTACCACCGACGGCCATTTTCCTCAGCTCACTGCACATAAGCTCTTCCTTGATGTTCTTGATAAGGTCTTGATCGGTCACTAA
- the LOC113777034 gene encoding uncharacterized protein LOC113777034, with protein MENSSIISAIDLNILPENVSSTLQKNTFIDLNHLPEDDVFLADISTDAIPINSFSPQYTIRHTSIDLNQVPEDANSPGSYIAASENTRQPMKKKNFTTALKRAIYEMLLKECENGKLSKGVISRVAECFDISTRSVSRIWHEGKCTATAYGHLPNLSPKLVKRVGRKKIQVNLEDIKDIPFRRRTNIRSLAKALDVSKSSLHRRIKEESLRPHSNPVKPYLSTDNKKARLQFCLSMISEGTLASKFSFDNMHDRIHIDEKWFYMSKTSQRYYLHPLEHEPYRTCKSKRFVPKLMFLAAVARPRYDITLNKQFNGKIGIWPFVFKEPAKRNSKNRTAGTLETKPILSITKDVIRSCLIEKLLPAIREKWPCSSSKMIFIQQDNAKPHLGINDDEFVEAAKIDGFDIRLCCQPANSPDMNVLDLGFFRAIDSLQHQKAPSTIDEFVSAVEKAFDMFPSEDLNKVFLTLQLCMVEVIKICGGNNYKIPHMNKEKYVRNGQLPDCIECESQVVNEAKIALSKMD; from the coding sequence atggaaaattcaTCCATAATTAGTGCCATCGATTTGAATATTTTGCCAGAAAACGTCTCCTCAACTTTGCAAAAAAATACTTTCATTGATTTAAATCATCTTCCAGAAGATGATGTTTTTCTTGCCGATATCTCAACTGATGCTATTCCTATTAACTCATTTTCACCACAATATACTATCCGCCATACTTCCATCGATTTGAATCAAGTTCCTGAAGATGCTAACTCTCCCGGAAGTTACATTGCAGCATCAGAAAACACACGTCAAccaatgaaaaagaaaaatttcactACTGCCCTGAAGAGAGCCATTTACGAAATGCTACTCAAAGAATGCGAAAATGGGAAGTTATCAAAGGGGGTTATTTCAAGAGTTGCTGAATGTTTCGATATTTCTACTAGATCAGTTTCTCGAATATGGCATGAAGGAAAATGTACTGCTACTGCATATGGTCATCTACCAAATTTATCTCCAAAACTTGTGAAGAGGGTTGGTCGTAAGAAAATTCAAGTCAATTTGGAAGATATAAAGGACATCCCTTTTCGCCGTCGAACAAATATAAGATCTCTAGCAAAGGCTCTGGATGTATCAAAATCAAGCTTGCATAGAAGAATCAAAGAAGAATCGCTTCGACCACACTCAAATCCGGTAAAACCATATTTGTCTACTGACAATAAGAAAGCAAGGCTGCAGTTCTGCTTGTCAATGATTAGTGAAGGTACACTTGCATCTAAATTTTCATTTGATAATATGCATGATCGTATCCACATTGATGAGAAATGGTTTTACATGTCCAAGACATCACAGAGATACTACCTTCACCCATTAGAACATGAGCCTTATCGCACTTGCAAAAGCAAAAGATTTGTTCCAAAACTCATGTTTTTGGCAGCTGTTGCTCGTCCAAGATATGATATCACCCTCAATAAGCAATTCAATGGGAAAATTGGGATTTGGCCATTCGTGTTCAAGGAACCAGCCAAGCGAAATAGCAAGAATCGTACTGCAGGGACTTTGGAAACAAAGCCAATTTTGTCAATTACGAAAGATGTTATTCGATCATGTCTGATTGAAAAATTATTGCCTGCGATTAGAGAAAAATGGCCCTGTTCTAGCTCTAAGATGATCTTCATTCAACAAGATAATGCAAAGCCACATTTAGGTATCAATGATGATGAGTTCGTTGAAGCTGCAAAAATAGATGGATTCGACATTCGTTTGTGTTGTCAACCCGCAAATAGTCCTGATATGAATGTCTTGGATCTTGGTTTCTTTAGAGCAATTGATTCGCTTCAACATCAAAAGGCTCCGTCCACAATTGATGAATTTGTTTCTGCTGTGGAGAAAGCTTTTGATATGTTCCCGAGTGAAGATTTAAACAAGGTGTTTTTGACACTACAATTATGCATGGTTGAAGTAATTAAAATTTGTGGTGGAAATAACTATAAAATTCCACATATGAACAAAGAAAAGTATGTTAGAAATGGGCAATTGCCAGATTGTATTGAGTGTGAGTCTCAAGTTGTCAACGAGGCAAAAATAGCTCTTTCTAAAATGGATTAG